The genomic interval GTAAGCTTCTGCCAGGTATGACGGCAAATATTGATTTTCTGGTGGAGTAGAAGAGTAACGTATTGCTTGTTCCGAACGCTTCACTGCGTTTCACGCCTGTTGAAGTCTCCGATGCTGTTGCGGAGACAAAGATCTCCGCTGGAGGAGGGCTGTTTGGGGGAAACGGAGGATTCGGCGGTCCGTCTCCCGGCGGTGGCCCAGGAGGGGCAGGAAGATCTTCGTCGAATTCCTCTGCAGAAAAGCCGGGGACGCTGGCTGGTGAAAATACCGGCGCTTCCCTGTGGTACATCGGCAATAAAGGCGAAATTACATCCATAGCTGTATTGACCGGTGTTACCGACGGCATACGAACGGAAATTATCGGTTCTGATATTCTGGAGGGAGCGCGGATTATTGAAAAGATAAAGGTAATTGAATAGATGGCTGTTATCGAAATGCAGGATACTCGACGGTATTACGGAGTTGGGGATGTCACAGTAAAGGCCCTGAGGGGAGTGGCTCTGAGCATCGGCGCAGGTGAGTTCGTAGCGGTAATGGGTCCGTCTGGTTCCGGGAAATCTACCCTTATGAACATAGTCGGGTGTCTGGACAAGCCGACCAGAGGTACGTATACCCTGGATGGTCTTGATATCGGAAAGGCCGGAATGAACGATCTGGCGGATATTCGGAACGAGAAAATCGGTTTTGTGTTTCAGGGATTCAACCTTTTGCCCCGGACATCCGCACTGGAGAACGTAGAACTACCCTTGTTTTATTCCCGGAAAAGGCACACTGAACAGTCGAAGGAACGCGCGAAGAGGGCATTGGACAAGGTCGGGCTTGCAGCACGCCTTGATCATATTCCATCCCAGCTTTCGGGTGGACAGCAGCAGCGAGTCGCTATTGCACGGGCGCTGGTGAACGATCCTGTATTCATTCTTGCGGATGAACCGACGGGGAATCTTGATACGGAGACTACTATGGAGATCATGGTTCTTTTTCAGGAACTGAATGACCAAGGCATTACAATTGTGATGGTTACGCATGAGCCTGAACTTGCAGGTTTCATGAAAAGGACCATTACAATGCGTGACGGGGCTGTGATGGATGATAACCCGTTAACGGCACGTCAGAGCGCCGTTGAAGAGCTGGAAAACTGGCGACATACCCATGCTCATTTGGCGGTGGATGCGGCAACAGAAGGAGGCGCACTGTGACAGCAGCACTTCTGGGAAAACTGGCTCTCTGCAGTATTCTGCGCAACCGGATGAGAAGCCTGCTGACCTCGTTGGGAATTATCATTGGTGTTGGTTCTGTTATCATCATGGTCGCCATCGGTGAGGGATCCAAGACCAGATTCAGAAACAAATCGAATCCATGGGCGCGAATCTGCTGATGGTGTTCCCTGAACGGGGAGACAGGGCTAATCGTCTGAGCCTGGAAGATTCCGAAAAGATTGCCAATGAGAGCAGTTATATGGCCGCCGTCTCCGGAAATATACGGGAATCGGTAACAGTCGTGGGTGGATCCGGTGACTGGGCAACCACTCTTTACGGGGTTGAAGCGGGATATACGGAAATTAAACAGTGGACCATAGGTTCGGGTGAGTTTTTCAGCGAGGAGGATTCGCAGGGACGAAAAAAGGTCGTTGTCATTGGAAGCACTGTGGCGGGAGAACTCTTCGGCACTGCAGACCCTGTGGGACAGAAGATTCGGGTCAATAAAACTCCAATGACGATTGTAGGGGTACTCGACAGCAAAGGGAATACTGCCATGGGGAATGATCAGGACGATGTAATCATGGTTCCCCTCCGGACGGCCCTGAGCAGAATAAGCAGAAAGGATTTTCTGGATACCATCGAGATGAGCGTAGTGAGCAAGGATCTTATGGACCAGGCCGAACTTGAGATCGCCCAGCTCCTGCGGGAATCGCATCGTTTGGCCGTGGGACGTTCAGATGACTTTCGGGTCATGAACCAGTCGGAGATTATAGAAACCGCATCTGAAACGGCTAAGACTCTGACACTGCTTCTGGCAGCCATAGCAGGCGTCTCACTTGTAGTGGGCGGTATAGGAATAATGAACATTATGCTGGTTTCCGTGACCGAACGCACCCGGGAGATCGGTATACGCATGTCCGTGGGAGCAAGGAGATGTGATATTCTGCTGCAGTTTCTGTTGGAGGCGGTTATTCTGAGTCTGATGGGAGGCGCCATCGGAATTATCTTCGCGGCGATCGGCTCTTTTGTGCTCAACACTTTACTTGGAATTCCGGCGATTGTAAAACCTGGGATTGTACTGATCTCCGCCGGTTTCGCCGCGGCGGTGGGGATTTTTTTCGGATATTACCCGGCTCGAACGGCGGCTAATCTGTATCCTATTGAGGCATTGAGATATGAATAATACGATGTTACAGTTTCTCAGAAGAAAAACGACTGTGAGCTGTATCGGTGTAGTGCTCCTTATATTTCTAGTTGTAACTGATAATATTTACTCGGAGGAATATTTAACTCCGGAAAAAGCCCGTCAGATAGCAGAGGCAAACTCAAGGAATCTTCAGATTGCCTCGCTGGAGATGGACGCCATGGCACTTGAACAAGCAGCCCTGAAATATGACTGGTTTCCCGATGTTTCCTTAAGCGGCAGCGTGAGCTTATCCGGTTCTGACAGCGACTTTGATTTTTCCGATACAAGGGAATCAGTGATGATATCGGCTAGTCAGCAGATCTGGGATGGAGGAAAATATTCACTGCAACGAAATCTATCAGATGTTGAATCGGGGATCGCCACAGGTGAATGGGAGAGTATCCTGCTTGATGTTCGTAATGACTGTGACCATTACTACTTCGGGTATCTGGAGGCCCTTGCACAAGAGGCATCTGCAGCGGCCGATGCTGAAGCGGCTGATGCACTTTTTATAGAGACTGAGATCAAGCTGGAAAACGGAATTGTCTCCCGTTCTGCTTATTTGGAGGCGAAGGCCGATGCCGCCGGCAAAAAAACCGATTTGCTGCAGAAAAAGCGTAATACCGGGACCGCAAAAGCAGAGCTCACCTCGTTTATCGGAGTCGAAGAACTTCCGGTAGTATCGTTTTCCATTGATGAATACAACCGGTTCATTGAGTCGACGGCACAGTTGAACAGCGGAGAAATAGACGAGGTTACCAGAATGCTTGTGACACGGGGGGGGCAGCGGCACCGGCGTTACTGAAGGCACGTCTTGAGATAAAGCAGGCCGAGCTGAATGCAGCCATCGACAGAAAAGAGTATGCCCCTGCGGTAAGTTTATCTCTGGCGGAGAATATTGCGTCCAGCCAGTTGGGGAATGCTGAAAACAGTGGAAGTATTTCTCTATCCGCTTCAATCAGCCTTTCACAATGGAAGCGGAACAATACCGTCAAACAGGGAGATATCGCTGTCAGACAGGCGGCTTTCTCATCGGGGGAGATGTATCGCGAGTATTTCCTGAATGTTGAAAGCTCATGGTCCGATCTTATTTCTGCCGCTCGAACGGCGATTTCCGCTGCAACAGCCTATGAATATGCGGAGGAACTACACCGGGAAACCCGTGAGATGTATCAGCTGTCGGTAAAAAGTCTCTCGGATCTCACCGATGCCGAGGCGATACTCATTTCGTATCGTAATACCTTGATATCGGCCAGGTTCGATTTTATGAAATGTATATCAGATTTGGTATGTGTAATCGGTTTGAAGGATGAGGAAACTCTCTGGGAGATTATCGGTGTATAGCATATACTGATCATGATGAAATCAAGTATGAAACAGAATCTAACCACCTGGAGCCTGGGTTTCCTGGTATTTGTCGGCCTTTCTCTGGTCAATGTTGTTATCTTTAACGGTCTGAAGGAGAATAACAGTCTGACCAGCAGGAACGCCGGCGAACGTGCGATAAATGATTTTATTGTCCTTCTTCGGCAGTACGATTCCCCGGAAGAAACCATAAAGGTTTATGAGAATCGAACCGGTACCCGAATATTAGGAATAGGAGGGTATTCGTCACAAGGCGAGCTCCTTTTCGTCCTGGGGACTCCCCCCGATTCTCTGTCGTCTCTGATGATTCCTGAGGAGGATGAAGATCCCCGTGTATATATTCCCAACAGGGAAAACAGGTCGTTGGTAGTGATTCAGCATCGTCCGCCCAGGCCGGAGAGAAGATTTACACCGGAGCCTCCGCAGGCAAAAACTCTTACCGATAAAGGATCTCCCACGATATCTCCTGCGGAGGAGAAGTTTCGTCATATGTTCAGCTATGACCTTTACTACTGGGAAATCCATCAGCCACATTTCTGGAACCGCAGGCTTCTGTACCGAATTCTTTTTCCTGCATCCGAAGCTGCCATCGCCGGACTCATTCTGTATATGGTTTCCTTGACCCGTAAGAACAGTGAATTCAGAAGGCGCATAGAAGAGCAGAAAAACCTTGTAATTATCGGGACAGCCGCCAGTACTCTGGCTCATGAGATTAAGAATCCCTTAAGCATTATCCGGCTGCAGACGGGAATAATCGAACGAACCGCCGGAAAGGATGTTTCCAGGGAACTGGCAATTATAAACGAAGAGACCACAAGACTGGCCATGCTGGCTCATTATGTAAACGATTATCTGCGGGACCCGGTCGGAAATCCGGAAAGATTATCACCCACTGATATCTTGAAAGTACATTCCTGCAGGGTATTCGGAAGAGAAATCCATGTCAGTGAATCATCACCGGATATCCTGATTCGCTTTGATCCTGCACGGTTCCAGTCAGTCGCTGGTAACCTTCTGCTGAACGCACTCGAAAGTGGTAGTGATCCAGACAAAGTCTCCGTTATTATTGACCGAAAAGGAAGCAGGGTGTCCATTGAAATTGCGGACCGGGGAAAGGGCATCCCGACGGAGGATATGGAACGTATTTTTGATCCCTTCTTTACCACCAAGGGAAGCGGTACAGGGGTCGGACTCGCGGTTGTTAAGCGTTTTGTCGAAGCTGTGGAGGGCAGACTATTTTTACGCAACAGGGCAGGAGGAGGTATCACGGTTGTGATTGAATTACCGGAGTTCATAATTGAAAATACTGATTGTTGACGACGAAAAACATATACGTGAATCCATCAAGCGGCTTCTTGCTTTTGAGGGAATAGAATCGGAATACGCTGCGGACGGAGTTGCCGGACAAAGGTTGCTGCTACAGGACTACTTCGACGCGGTAATTCTCGATCTGAAGATGCCCGGAATGAGCGGGCAGGAGCTGATGGAATGGATGCACCGGGAGGGAATACCGGCTCCGGTTGTCATGATTTCCGCTCATGGAGAGATCAGAGATGCGGTAGCAGCTCTGAAAAGCGGAGCAAGGGATTACCTGGTGAAACCCTTCGATCCCGGGGAGCTTCTGTTCAAGTTGAAGGAAATTGTCGCTAACAGGCGCAGGGAAGCCCTGCTGGAAGTTGGCAAACGGACAGCAGGGCAAAGAACGGGGCTTATTGGCGACAGCCTTCCGGTATGCCAGATTCGCGAACAGATAACCCGGATAGGAGCGACCCGTTCCACTGTACTCATAACCGGCGAAAGCGGGACAGGAAAAGAGATCGTGGCCCGGGAAATCCATGGAGCATCGGAAACTTGTGACGAACCCTTTGTTGCGGTTAATATCGGAGGAATTCCAGAGTCACTGATAGAAAGCGAGCTTTTCGGGCACGAAAAGGGGGCTTTTACCGGAGCGGAGGCGCGGAAACCCGGGCTTTTCGAACTGGCCGGAGAGGGAACCCTGTTTCTTGATGAAATTGGAGAAATGCCCCTGACAATACAGGTAAAGCTTCTAAGGGTCCTGCAGGAGCGGAAAATCCGTCGTCTGGGGGGGACTCTGGATATCCCTGTGAATGCGCGGATACTGTCTGCTACCAACAGGAACATAGAAGAACAAGTGAGAAGGGGGATGTTCCGGGATGACCTTTTCTACCGCCTCAATGTAGTTCGGATCAGTGTTCCACCCCTTCGGGAACGACCCGGAGACATACCGCTTCTGGCGGGTCACCTGTTGGAGAGAATCTCTGCACGTATGGGGATATCCGATATCCTGCTGCAACCGGAGGCTCTGGAAAAGCTATCGGGGTACAGCTTTCCCGGGAATGTTCGTGAGCTGGAGAATATTATCGAACGGGCTCTTATCTACAGGCGGGGCCGGGAACTTTCTGTGGCAGATTTTGAGCTTCGATCCGCAGTTATTGGGGAGGAATGCGGAAATCCAGGGATCAGCGCAGAAAAGTTTGGTGGGAACGAAGCTTCCGGATCCCTTAAGAAAGCGGAGAATGAGGCAATTCTGCGGGCTCTGCAAAAATGGAACGGAAACCGGACAAAAGCCGCGGCTGAACTGGGAATAAGCAGACGCACAATATTAAATAAAATAAAAAAGTACGGGATCAGGAAATAGATAATTCTTCAGAAAGCAGTTTCTTTACCTGTTTTGCAAAAAATAATAGGCTATCAGGATAGGTATAACCGTAATAAATGCAAAAGTATTTATCATTGGCCAGTTTTCAATCTCAAGTGTTTCCCTCACGGTAAAAATTGTTCAGTGTCCCAAACCGTGGGGATATTTTACGAATACGCATAGGCCGGAAGATACTCTGCCGTAATCTTCATGGGAGTGACAATGCTGCGCAGCCATATCATTCTGTCGCTGGAAGACATCCGACACATTCTGCTGAAGAACCGCCGCCGGGTGAACAGCGTTTTCATCTCACTTTTGATCCGCTGTGCAAGAATCCCCGCTTGTTCTGCGTGGGTTATGGTGTTGTCTCCCTGCTTCGCTATCCGATAAGGTTTGCAGTAGTTGTGGTACAAGCGGTAGATGGCAAGCCGCTCCATGCAGTCGGACGCATTGCGGGCAAACCGGACTGTCTCCCGGGTATGATCTGCACTGTCCTTTCGTATTTCCCGGTCAAGATAATTGACACTGAATAGATCATTCCGCAGTGTCCGGGGTAATTTTGAGCTGATTCTCCGGTGGTGTATGCGCTTTTGGTCTTCGGCAGTAAGATCACGATACACTTTAGCATACTGCAGATGCTCATCAGTAAAGAGCTGAACACTGGAACAGGCACTTTGCTCCTGCAAATCGAGACATACACGCACTAACTCCTGGAATGATCGATAAATACTCCATTAAGAGTCCTGTAAAAGGCTTGATATTAAATTATTCACTCATTATGGTTAGCCCTTATGGATAAAACCCAGCGAATCGAACTCCTGCGCAGCGGAGACATAGGTACCGCACTGCGAACTCTGACCGTACCGGCGGCTACGGCGATGATGGTCAATGCCATTTACAATGTAGTCGATACTGCCTTTATCGGAATGCTGAATGATACCGCAGCCATTGGAGCAGCGGCAATTCTATTCCCGATTTTCATGTTGATTGGTGCCATTGGCCTGACCTTTGGCATGGGGGCGGCCTCTCTTATTTCCCGACAGTTGGGAGAACAGAATATCGAGGGCGCAATACGCACCGCCTCCACCGCTTTTTACTCGACTCTGATAATCGGCATTACTTTCGCTGTTTTCGGCAATATCTACATCAAGAATATCCTCGTGCTCTTCGGCGCCACCGACACGATTCTGGACCGGGCCGTCCTGTACGGCAGAATCATTATAGGCGGTTCCTTTTTTCAGATACTGAATATGTGTATAAACAACCTGCTTCGTGCCGAGGGAGCTGCCAGATACTCAAGCATTGCCCTGATTACCGGCGGGGTATTGAATATAATCTTTGACCCGATTTTCATGTTTGTACTGGATTTTGATCTTGCCGGTGCTGCCATGGCAACCATTACCGCGCAGGCGGTAAGTACCCTCTATCTTTTGTACTACTTCTTGAGTGACAAGGGAGTCCTCAAGATCCGATTGCAGGATTTCTTTCCTCGCCTGGGACTGTATAAGGATATAATGACTGTGGGGCTTCCGACTTTTTACCGGCAAGTCCTTACCAGTATTGCCATGGGAATGTTCAACAATGCTGCTGCCGCATACGGAGATCCGGCAGTTGCGGCGATCGGTATTGTAATGCGGGTTGTCTCTCTGCTGATGATGGCTATCTTCGGTATAGGTCAGGGGCTGCAGCCCCTGGCAGGATACAACTTTGGGGCCCGCCAGTTCTCCAGGGTTATCGATGCTACAAAGAAGGCCCTGACCTGGAGTACTGTTTTTGCCGCATGTATGGCAGCAATCTTTTTTGTTTTTGCCCGCGGGATCGTGTTGGCCTTTTCCCAGGATCCGGAGGTTGTAAGCCTGGGGGTTCGGGCCTTCAGGTTTTTAAGTTCCACCATGGTTTTTGTCGGCAGCCAGGTAATATTCAGTACCTTGTTCCAGGCACTGGGAAAGGGACGCCAGGCAGGAGTTCTGGCGGTTGCCAGGCAGGGGATCTTTTTTATTCCTCTTATCCTTGTTCTTCCCCGTCTCTGGGGTGTGAACGGAGTTTTTCTTGCCCAGCCTATGGCTGATCTGCTGGCCTTTATTGTAACCGCCGTATTGGCTGCAGTCGGTATGAGGGAATTAACAATTTTACGGGATGCCCATGAGCAGCAGGTAAAACCGGATTAGTCGTGGAGAAAATGAAAATTGAGCTCCTCGCTCCCGGCGGGGATGCCCAATCTGTGAAGGCCGCGATTCTCGCGGGCGCTGACGCCGTTTATCTGGGGGTCGGCGAGTTTAATGCCCGTAAACGGGCGGTAAACATTAACTTGGAGGACCTGCAGTATCTGTGCCGCGCTGCCCATCAAAGAAACCGGCGAATATACCTTACCCTGAACATTCTTGCCCTGGAGAATGAGTTCCCGGTTATTTCCGGGCTTCTGGCCAAGACGGTAGAAAGCGGTATTGATGCCGTCATTATACAGGATTACGGTCTTCTAAAGCATGTCCTCAAAGCTTTTCCTGATCTTGAAATTCATGCCTCCACCCAGATGACCACTCACAACGCCGGGCAGCTGAAATTGCTGGCCCAGAACGGTGTCAGCCAGGTCAATTTCGCCCGGGAACTTTCCCTGCCGGAACTGACCGACCTGACCAAAGCCGCCCATACCGAAGGTCTTAAGGCGGAGGTTTTTATTCACGGCGCCTACTGCGTCTCCTTTTCCGGCCAATGCTATATGTCGGGACAGCTGTACGATAACAGTGCGAACCGGGGCGCCTGTGTTCAGCCTTGCCGCCGGGAATACACCTCCGGCGTTTCTGGCGGGGGGCACAGGATACGGCCTCTGAACCTGAAGGATAATTCCCTGGTTTCTCATGCCGCCGATTTGTACAAGGCCGGAGTCGACTCCCTCAAGATCGAAGGCCGCATCAAGGGCTATGAGTATGTATACAGCACCGTATCCGCCTGGCGGGAACAACTTGACCGGCTGTACGCGGAGCAGGCACCCGGAAAAACAGATCCCCGGCTTGCTGCGGTTTTTAACCGCTCCTTTAGCGATAACATGATTAGGGGCCGCCTTTGTTCAGACTCTTTTACCCCTGATTCCGATGATAAGTCCTCTGAACTGCTCGGCATTGTCGCCGGGTACAACGCCGCTTTACGGGAACTCTCCATCTCTGTGGATGCACAACTATCCGCGGGACAGTGCATTACTATTAAAAATGAGAATGGCGGGTTTATTTGTACCGGTACTCTCATCGAGAGAATAAACAGCTGCGCGTATCGATTCCGGATTGAACACAAACTGATGGGGAAGATCTTACGAGGCCAGCAGATATGGGGACAGCCCAAGGTGGTCGATTTTTCCGCGGTTAAGGAACAGTTATCGTCCATTACCGCCCGGGAGGAAAAGATTCCTCTGCATTTTCGTCTTAAAGGTGAGTCAGGAGGCCCTCTGATACTGCATGCAGGAAGCCGGGATAAACACGTGACAGTCTCTTCTGCATCTCAGCTTGAAAAAGCCTCTGAAAATCCCACAGCTCAAGAGGCAATTACCAGGCAGCTGTCCCGGCTGGGGAATACCCCCTTTTACATTGCCTCCTGCGATTTGTCCGGACTGGCAAAGGGGCTCTTTATTCCCGTAAAGGTGCTGAACAACCTGCGCCGGAAGGCCGTAGCAGAACTGGAGCCTGAAAAACACAGTATGCCAATGAGTGTTTCAGTTCCGACCCTGGAAAAGGCGGAACCACCCCGTACCAGACGCATCGCGGTAGCCGTTGCGGACAGAGAGCAGCTGCAGCAACTGCCCCGGGATGCTTCTGTCCTTGCGCTGTTTCAACTGTCTGCGGATCCAGAAGTACTGGACCGCGTGGCACCGCTGTTCACTGATTATACGGGGATGATCCCCTGGTTTCCTTCCATATTGATCGGATCGCAGTACACAGCGGCCTGTGATTTTCTTCTTAACTCCGGGGTTCAGCAGATTGTAACAGACAACAGCGGAATTGCCTGTTTTGCCGGAGAACACGGCATTGCCTGGATTGCGGGGCCATTATTGAACGGTACCAACGGCTACGCCCTGGACTTTTTCCGTGAATACGGCGCTTGCGGTGCCTTTTGTTCCTCGGAACTGAACTCTCTTCAATGTAAAAATATAACAGTCCCCAAAGGCATTGAACTCTGGTCCCCTTTGGCTGCGCCTGACTTTTTAATGAAAAGTCGTCATTGCATAGTGCGTAACTGCAGTGACTGCGGAAAATTCGTAATGGACGATCAATGCCTGCCGTCCTGTTCCCGTTGGGGCGAGATTACCGATTCCCAGGGGAATGAAATCCTGGTTATCAAGAACCGGGGGGATTTTAACAGCCTGTACCGTAAGGGCCTCAGGTTCTATTCCGATCGTTTGAAAGACACCCGTATCGGGACCTGGGTTCTTGATCTTCGGGTTTCACACGAGTCGATGCTGCCGGATTGTTCCATCCCGGAGTTTATCGAATATACCCGTGAACTCATTGGAAGGCCGGAACCCGAACAAAAGTATTTTGGAGGAAAGCCGAAGAATCTGTCAAAGGAGGGGTGCCTGTGAAGAAACTGACTGCTTTACTGTTTTTTATTTTTCTGCTCTTTGCTGTGTATGCCCAAGGCCGGGCTGCAGAAGACGTGGTAATCGATGTCCCCTATTATACCCAGGGCAAGGAGGCCCCATGGGCCGATGAAAAACTTGGCCTAAGGTCTGGGGTTACCATCCGCACCCACGGCTGTGCCCTTACATGCATTGCCATGGTCTATTCACATTTTACCGGGGAGGATATAAATCCTTCGGTAATGAACAACTGGCTTAAAAATAACAAGGGGTTCGGCGATGATCCGGATAAAAGCGATTATTCCGGACAGGTTGTATTGAATTGGCCGGCCCTTGCCCGTTACGGCGACGGCTGGGTCTACACCCGCTTTAACTGGCGGGCCCTGCCTGCGGATCTGCTGCTGGTAAAATATTACCTTGGACGCGGTATTCCCGTCATAGCGGAGGTTATCTACAACGGAGCTCCCCATTATGTGGTTCTGACGGGCTACGGTGAGCAGGGCTTTACCATGCACGATCCGGAACAGCCTGGCGAACATGTTTTCAACGAAGTCTACAAAATTCATGATCATCACGGCTCGGGCCCGGCGCGGAATATCTACGGAATCCGGGTGCTGTATTCTAAGAGCTATCAGTAAAACCTGATGTTTAGCAAGAATCCCGACATATCCGGATTGAGCGTGACAGGAACCTTTTAGGTTCTGATGATCTGTGAGAACTGAATGGGTTCTTGTTGTGGAAAAGAACCTATTAAGTTCCTGTAGACAAATTCCAACCGGCGTGGTAAGATTAATATATGCAGAAAGTCTTCGCGCTGATCGCGGATATTGTTGACTCCCGCTCCATGGAGAACCGTTCCGTCCTGCAGCGCCACCTTAAAAATACCCTCATGACCCTCTCCGAGAGCTCGCCTGATTCGTACCTCTCACCATTGACTCTGACTCTGGGCGACGAGTTTCAGGCAGTTTACGCCGATTTTTCCGTTGTTCTTACGGATATGCTGGATATTCTGGCCCTCCTGGCTCCTTATAAGCTCCGTATCGCAGTGGCCTACGGCGCTCTTTCCACCGACATCAATCCCCGGGCAGCTTTGGAGATGGACGGTCCGGCTTTTAATCTTGCCCGTGACTGCATGGAGACCTTAAAGAAGCAACACACCACCAGTATCCGGCTGGAAGGGTTAGCGGCTGATCGGCTGGCGCTTATCAATACCTGTTTAACCCTGGCGGGTAATGCATTAAGCGACTGGAAGCCTGCCACCTTCCGCATCGCCTGCGGGCTGAAAGAGGGAAACTCCGTACAGGAAATAGCTGAAAAGCTTGGAGTGACTCCCCGGGCGGTCAACAAGAATATCGCTACCAACCATATACGGGACATCCTGACAAGCCTGGATGTTGTTACCGGTGAGGTGCAGGGAACATCATGATTGCTCCCCATCTTTCCTGGGCCTTGATACTTACGATCCCGCTGCCTCATATTCTGACCGCAGCAGTTTCGCGACCGATGCCGCGTCTCAGAACGCCGCTGATTGTGCTCACGTATCTTGCGTGCCTGCTTCTGCCGCTGCGTATAGAATCGTACCCGGGACTGGTACTTCTTCTCTCTGTCTCCATCCCGGTTTTTAATCTGCTGCTGCTCAGACGCATGCGTAATAATTACCTGGCCGGTACGCTGCTCCTGATCGTAAACGTGAGTATAAGTATTACTGTCTTTGGAACGCCTGTATTTGTTACAGGGTTTACCGGCTGGCTCGAGAACGGGTTTATGCGTCTTGCTTCCGGTAACGTACTCGCAGCTGCTGTAAGCCGTGGAGAGCTTGAAACCTTTCTTTTTTATGCCGTCGGGATACTGCTCGTTTCCCTGGGGTTGAATGACCCTATCGCTCTTTATTTAAAGCGGTCTCACCTGATGCCCGGGGCAGCAGGTGACGAATCACCTGCCGAATCTTTTCCAGTTAATCCTGAACCCGCCAGGGGAAGGATAATCGGTTACCTGGAACGTGCCATAATTCTGGTGCTGATGCTGACGGACAACATCGGAGCCATCGGTTTTGTTTTGGCAGCCAAGGGTTTTACCCGGTTCAAGCAGCTTGATGACCGGGATTTCGCGGAGTACGTGCTTATCGGGACACTGCTATCCGTGAGTGCTACCATGCTGGCAGGATCGA from Marispirochaeta sp. carries:
- a CDS encoding TolC family protein; the protein is MNNTMLQFLRRKTTVSCIGVVLLIFLVVTDNIYSEEYLTPEKARQIAEANSRNLQIASLEMDAMALEQAALKYDWFPDVSLSGSVSLSGSDSDFDFSDTRESVMISASQQIWDGGKYSLQRNLSDVESGIATGEWESILLDVRNDCDHYYFGYLEALAQEASAAADAEAADALFIETEIKLENGIVSRSAYLEAKADAAGKKTDLLQKKRNTGTAKAELTSFIGVEELPVVSFSIDEYNRFIESTAQLNSGEIDEVTRMLVTRGGQRHRRY
- a CDS encoding TolC family protein; amino-acid sequence: MDRKEYAPAVSLSLAENIASSQLGNAENSGSISLSASISLSQWKRNNTVKQGDIAVRQAAFSSGEMYREYFLNVESSWSDLISAARTAISAATAYEYAEELHRETREMYQLSVKSLSDLTDAEAILISYRNTLISARFDFMKCISDLVCVIGLKDEETLWEIIGV
- a CDS encoding MATE family efflux transporter, coding for MDKTQRIELLRSGDIGTALRTLTVPAATAMMVNAIYNVVDTAFIGMLNDTAAIGAAAILFPIFMLIGAIGLTFGMGAASLISRQLGEQNIEGAIRTASTAFYSTLIIGITFAVFGNIYIKNILVLFGATDTILDRAVLYGRIIIGGSFFQILNMCINNLLRAEGAARYSSIALITGGVLNIIFDPIFMFVLDFDLAGAAMATITAQAVSTLYLLYYFLSDKGVLKIRLQDFFPRLGLYKDIMTVGLPTFYRQVLTSIAMGMFNNAAAAYGDPAVAAIGIVMRVVSLLMMAIFGIGQGLQPLAGYNFGARQFSRVIDATKKALTWSTVFAACMAAIFFVFARGIVLAFSQDPEVVSLGVRAFRFLSSTMVFVGSQVIFSTLFQALGKGRQAGVLAVARQGIFFIPLILVLPRLWGVNGVFLAQPMADLLAFIVTAVLAAVGMRELTILRDAHEQQVKPD
- a CDS encoding FtsX-like permease family protein → MLVSVTERTREIGIRMSVGARRCDILLQFLLEAVILSLMGGAIGIIFAAIGSFVLNTLLGIPAIVKPGIVLISAGFAAAVGIFFGYYPARTAANLYPIEALRYE
- a CDS encoding sigma-54 dependent transcriptional regulator, translating into MKILIVDDEKHIRESIKRLLAFEGIESEYAADGVAGQRLLLQDYFDAVILDLKMPGMSGQELMEWMHREGIPAPVVMISAHGEIRDAVAALKSGARDYLVKPFDPGELLFKLKEIVANRRREALLEVGKRTAGQRTGLIGDSLPVCQIREQITRIGATRSTVLITGESGTGKEIVAREIHGASETCDEPFVAVNIGGIPESLIESELFGHEKGAFTGAEARKPGLFELAGEGTLFLDEIGEMPLTIQVKLLRVLQERKIRRLGGTLDIPVNARILSATNRNIEEQVRRGMFRDDLFYRLNVVRISVPPLRERPGDIPLLAGHLLERISARMGISDILLQPEALEKLSGYSFPGNVRELENIIERALIYRRGRELSVADFELRSAVIGEECGNPGISAEKFGGNEASGSLKKAENEAILRALQKWNGNRTKAAAELGISRRTILNKIKKYGIRK
- a CDS encoding HAMP domain-containing sensor histidine kinase gives rise to the protein MKQNLTTWSLGFLVFVGLSLVNVVIFNGLKENNSLTSRNAGERAINDFIVLLRQYDSPEETIKVYENRTGTRILGIGGYSSQGELLFVLGTPPDSLSSLMIPEEDEDPRVYIPNRENRSLVVIQHRPPRPERRFTPEPPQAKTLTDKGSPTISPAEEKFRHMFSYDLYYWEIHQPHFWNRRLLYRILFPASEAAIAGLILYMVSLTRKNSEFRRRIEEQKNLVIIGTAASTLAHEIKNPLSIIRLQTGIIERTAGKDVSRELAIINEETTRLAMLAHYVNDYLRDPVGNPERLSPTDILKVHSCRVFGREIHVSESSPDILIRFDPARFQSVAGNLLLNALESGSDPDKVSVIIDRKGSRVSIEIADRGKGIPTEDMERIFDPFFTTKGSGTGVGLAVVKRFVEAVEGRLFLRNRAGGGITVVIELPEFIIENTDC
- a CDS encoding ABC transporter ATP-binding protein; the protein is MAVIEMQDTRRYYGVGDVTVKALRGVALSIGAGEFVAVMGPSGSGKSTLMNIVGCLDKPTRGTYTLDGLDIGKAGMNDLADIRNEKIGFVFQGFNLLPRTSALENVELPLFYSRKRHTEQSKERAKRALDKVGLAARLDHIPSQLSGGQQQRVAIARALVNDPVFILADEPTGNLDTETTMEIMVLFQELNDQGITIVMVTHEPELAGFMKRTITMRDGAVMDDNPLTARQSAVEELENWRHTHAHLAVDAATEGGAL